A DNA window from Drosophila sechellia strain sech25 chromosome X, ASM438219v1, whole genome shotgun sequence contains the following coding sequences:
- the LOC6620255 gene encoding protein hold'em, with protein MARRVKFQRLVEMRPTMTRFSTIALIVSKSSPYVFYDKMSGTERGVLTLTIRDSPNHLTNCKCWGQRACVDEYAAMLQIGHVVDIVGAKVMSIPFAVPGEQRYQPQATVSCALVVNEGSGYVVRHDNDESDQITMLQQLLQQPIRPLGAVLKLADVRSGLGSPDKIITTNVNLLVVVAAVRPVRQIKRKLQAPLSEVQELLQCLEVIVIDASYPEGMLLSVWQPDWIQRAQLWQPRRTVLHLIDVRVSYSNFHCSSVLSHSNCTLICENPQAAGDDCRLLLAFAATVPLTTFSGCDQAELDNMPAVASIQAQMTVRQIYSRAEGELQDPSIHQFTAVLYGMVTKFDLDGLTSHINRKCTACQRHIPRNLQDCASDACQEYFLLGNDEQRSISYFNINIHLSDQTGTLVEARLAGHPAERILGLRAEDFERLAEREKSELKWRFLLKYFEVRLMIKKPVGLRNHLVVVVVDIQAIPLENLVANMAVF; from the exons atGGCAAGGCGTGTTAAGTTCCAGCGCTTGGTAGAGATGCGTCCCACAATGACCCGTTTCTCCACCATTGCCCTGATTGTGTCAAAATCTTCGCCGTACGTCTTCTACGACAAGATGAGTGGCACCGAACGAGGGGTGCTCACCTTGACCATCCGAGATTCCCCCAATCACCTGACCAATTGCAAGTGCTGGGGCCAGAGGGCCTGTGTGGATGAGTATGCGGCCATGCTGCAGATCGGCCATGTGGTGGACATTGTGGGCGCCAAAGTGATGTCCATACCATTTGCTGTTCCGGGAGAACAGCGTTATCAGCCCCAAGCGACGGTCTCCTGCGCCCTGGTGGTCAACGAAGGATCCGGCTATGTGGTGCGCCACGACAACGACGAATCTGACCAAATAACAATGCTCCAGCAGTTACTCCAGCAGCCCATAAGGCCACTTGGCGCGGTCCTTAAGCTGGCGGATGTGCGTTCCGGCTTGGGATCCCCCGATAAAATAATCACCACCAATGTGAATCTACTGGTAGTAGTGGCTGCAGTGCGTCCAGTGCGTCAGATTAAGCGAAAGCTGCAGGCGCCACTAAGTGAGGTTCAGGAGCTGCTGCAGTGCTTGGAGGTAATCGTGATCGATGCCAGCTATCCGGAGGGCATGCTGCTCTCCGTTTGGCAACCCGACTGGATACAACGTGCCCAGCTATGGCAGCCACGTCGCACTGTCCTTCATTTGATCGACGTGCGTGTTTCCTACTCGAACTTTCATTGTTCTTCCGTGCTCTCCCATTCCAATTGCACACTTATTTGCGAAAATCCTCAGGCGGCTGGAGATGATTGCCGCCTCTTGCTAGCTTTCGCCGCCACTGTGCCTCTAACAACTTTTAGTGGCTGTGACCAGGCAGAGCTGGACAACATGCCGGCAG TTGCCAGCATTCAGGCGCAGATGACGGTTAGACAGATATATTCACGCGCCGAGGGCGAACTGCAGGATCCGTCCATACATCAGTTTACTGCAGTGCTGTATGGGATGGTCACCAAGTTCGACTTGGATGGATTGACCTCCCACATCAACAGGAAGTG CACTGCCTGTCAACGACATATACCACGGAACCTGCAAGATTGCGCCTCGGACGCCTGCCAGGAGTATTTTTTACTGGGCAATGATGAACAACGATCTATTAGCTACTTCAATATCAACATTCATTTATCCGACCAGACCGGCACTCTCGTCGAAGCCCGGTTAGCTGGGCATCCAGCAGAACGTATCCTGGGACTTCGGGCAGAAGACTTCGAGCGACTGGCGGAGCGCGAGAAAAGCGAGCTAAAGTGGCGCTTTCTGCTGAAATACTTCGAGGTAAGATTGATGATCAAAAAGCCGGTGGGATTGCGCAATCATCTCGTCGTTGTGGTCGTCGACATCCAAGCCATTCCCCTGGAAAACCTTGTTGCAAATATGGCTGTTTTCTAA
- the LOC6620256 gene encoding synaptobrevin homolog YKT6, translating to MVKLFALSIFHKGASEARLLKTASDLQSFSFFQRGTVNEFMTFASKTIVERTQPALRQSVKQDAYMCHVYVRADNLAGVLIADHEYPHRVAHTLITKILDDFTAKVSADQWPNGTEATISFDLLPAFLARYQNPVEADPLTKMQNDLDETKIILKNTIEAVLERGEKLDDMVSKSEKLSLQSKAFYKTAKKTNSCCSFT from the exons ATGGTCAAGCTATTCGCATTGAGCATCTTTCACAAGGGCGCCAGCGAGGCGCGACTCCTGAAGACTGCCTCGGACCTGCAGTCCTTCTCCTTTTTCCAACGTGGCACCGTCAACGAGTTCATGAC TTTCGCTTCGAAGACGATTGTGGAGCGCACACAGCCGGCCCTGCGGCAATCGGTGAAACAGGATGCCTACATGTGTCATGTCTATGTGCGGGCGGACAATCTGGCCGGTGTGCTGATCGCCGATCATGAGTATCCGCATCGCGTGGCGCACACGCTTATCACAAAGATTCTGGATGACTTTACGGCCAAGGTGTCGGCCGATCAGTGGCCCAATGGCACGGAGGCCACCATCTCATTTGACTTGCTGCCAGCGTTTCTAGCACGCTATCAAAATCCAGTCGAAGCGGATCCGCTGACGAAAATGCAAAACGACCTGGACGAGACGAAGATCATACTGAAGAATACCATCGAGGCGGTCCTGGAGCGGGGCGAGAAGCTGGACGATATGGTCAGCAAATCGGAGAAATTGTCGCTGCAGAGCAAGGCGTTCTACAAGACGGCGAAAAAGACTAACTCCTGCTGCAGCTTCACCTAG
- the LOC6620254 gene encoding sorting nexin-25, which yields MESEEYAVDTMENRRLPLFPIEPEPSVTATQRLTLLATRLLRALQLNWRIIISGITLTLLAVIWYYPTFFLFFAFVVYSLVLVFAAVAGTVYIHYIFTTNEPTPPSRMPSRLLYNATKSNIFDLPKPIKNPSNLPLIFGKTVDLQLQQIIEYVLRDFMLPWLGYVVTKPKLINDVVREDLWNAIQKIHERALRMDAAKIIAVDMVNRVTVHLEKIRIAEARAAETNTPPVFSTNSYLADEEKEMEFLRKLCEIMVILLLPRGYSLPPLKVLLSEILSYKIFFPMIKMLTAPDYINQKVVQNIETRLAAAAMSKRSYEYAASFEDFLKIINNSGNLEELSLIRKSIVNDLMHATTMQNLQRAKGLDPDHEDHSLSKSELTAAVRLKRYVRQLTMAKGECEKNLAKFGWNGNYSSDIDLTLVEILNTAVGRRYFTLFLEPLKASALIGFYLAVEEIKHAHKSASHQLGTEIFYTYIRVPKSEIQIDKHERKLIETFLLGDAEPDIFYDIQRNVLRTLEEKYYPPFVLSDQYRQLKEALDSNEIADPTLLMCHNIGDVPEPLADEQQGASDGLNGGAGGAIDVAAHTSYARRKLEQIQERIDKKNQALDALKYSVKPESKVLTILEKEMEWLKSEKRQTEAHLRRTDAWTEHLGKWKATIQSVEVSDEKESLQFMILVHVDEDINAPVQPTSSKNGDSGNANLRKRPSGISSGWVVMRSLNQVHELQRKLRHVSSNLKAIDLPTNFKFFFLKTDRHGQEKAKSQIQKFLNFILEDDHLNGSEAIYTFLSPSSDHLKQSLPSPKKSKFSLSTLFRSDAGKAHEASKATDPFWGLQRDDEDISTYLDGESGGDAKMLAADLDSKDSIAEPMYALMGEIFDMGGVFKWLRKSLISFVQITYGRTINRQIRESVAYLFEESMLHNYFSAILKSFWPGGVLASAYPTRSEDMREMTTTAAKALLTDHIPEVLCNLVGAQAAKRGVLKVFDALQNPAYNKQLFYELLEILMIEFFPEIRQLRVSNSNGTKLNTATAGAAAASAAAALVAATASASLPSLNHSGGGHSASTGGHQNHQGSSSASVSSAGGSGATGISAASHHQSHYHHASHHHQQQQHHHSQAGISK from the exons ATGGAATCAGAGGAGTACGCAGTGGACACCATGGAGAATCGCCGTTTGCCACTGTTTCCCATCGAACCGGAGCCATCCGTAACGGCAACGCAGCGCCTGACGCTTCTTGCCACCCG ACTACTACGTGCACTGCAATTAAATTGGAGGATTATTATTTCGGGCATCACGCTTACATTGCTGGCCGTCATCTGGTATTATCCCACCTTCTTTCTGTTCTTCGCCTTCGTGGTCTATTCTCTGGTCTTGGTCTTTGCGG CTGTGGCGGGAACCGTCTATATCCATTATATATTCACCACCAACGAGCCGACGCCACCAAGTCGCATGCCCTCGCGATTGCTCTACAATGCCACCAA AAGCAACATCTTCGATCTGCCCAAGCCCATCAAGAATCCATCGAATTTGCCCCTAATTTTCGGCAAAACAGTGGACCTGCAGCTCCAGCAGATCATTGAATATGTGCTGCGCGATTTTATGCTGCCCTGGTTGGGCTATGTGGTCACCAAGCCCAAGCTGATCAACGATGTTGTGCGCGAAGATCTGTGGAACGCAATACAGAAGATCCACGAGCGCGCCCTCAGAATGGACGCCGCCAAGATCATAGCCGTGGACATGGTCAACCGGGTGACAGTGCATCTGGAGAAGATTCGCATCGCAGAGGCCAGAGC AGCTGAAACCAACACGCCGCCAGTTTTTAGTACAAACTCGTACCTCGCCGACGAGGAGAAGGAGATGGAGTTTCTGCGCAAGCTTTGCGAGATTATGGTgatcctgctgctgccacgCGGTTACTCCCTGCCGCCATTGAAGGTCTTGCTCAGCGAGATTCTCTCCTACAAAA TTTTCTTTCCGATGATCAAAATGCTGACAGCACCGGACTACATAAACCAGAAGGTGGTCCAAAACATTGAAACTCGCTTGGCAGCGGCGGCCATGAGCAAGAGGAGCTACGAGTATGCAGCCAGCTTCGAGGATTTCCTTAAAATCATCAACAACTCGGGCAACCTCGAGGAGCTATCGCTCATCCGCAAGAGCATAGTAAACGATCTGATGCATGCCACCACCATGCAGAATCTGCAGCGTGCCAAAGGCCTCGATCCGGATCACGAGGACCACTCGCTCTCCAAGTCGGAGCTCACAGCCGCCGTCCGACTGAAGCGCTACGTCCGCCAACTCACGATGGCTAAGGGCGAGTGCGAGAAGAATCTAGCCAAGTTCGGCTGGAACGGCAACTACTCGAGTGATATT GACCTGACACTGGTCGAGATCCTGAACACTGCGGTTGGCCGGCGCTACTTCACCCTGTTCCTGGAGCCGCTGAAGGCTAGCGCTCTGATTGGTTTCTACCTGGCCGTGGAGGAAATCAAGCACGCGCACAAGTCGGCCAGCCATCAGCTGGGCACGGAGATCTTTTACACCTACATCAGAGTGCCCAAGTCAGAGATCCAAATTGACAAGCACGAACGCAAACTGATTGAGACGTTCCTGCTGGGGGATGCCGAGCCTGACATCTTCTACGACATCCAGCGCAACGTACTACGCACGCTGGAGGAAAAGTACTATCCGCCATTTGTGCTCAGCGATCAATACCGTCAATTGAAGGAGGCGCTGGACTCCAATGAGATTGCAGATCCCACACTGCTAATGTGTCATAACATTGGCGATGTCCCGGAGCCGCTGGCGGATGAGCAACAGGGCGCGTCAGATGGACTTAATGGCGGAGCTGGTGGTGCCATCGATGTGGCCGCCCACACATCTTATGCACGACGAAAGTTGGAACAAATACAGGAACGGATTGATAAAAAGAACCAGGCGCTGGACGCCCTTAAATATTCCGTGAAGCCGGAGTCCAAGGTGCTGACCATTCTCGAAAAGGAGATGGAATGGCTGAAGAGCGAGAAGCGTCAGACAGAGGCGCATTTGCGTCGCACGGACGCCTGGACAGAGCATCTGGGCAAGTGGAAGGCCACCATCCAAAGTGTAGAG GTCTCCGATGAGAAAGAGTCCTTGCAGTTTATGATCTTGGTTCATGTGGACGAGGATATTAATGCCCCAGTACAACCGACTTCATCCAAAAACGGTGACAGCGGCAATGCCAATCTACGTAAGCGACCGTCGGGCATTTCCAGTGGTTGGGTAGTAATGCGCTCCCTAAATCAAGTCCAT GAACTACAACGGAAACTGAGACACGTGAGCTCCAACCTGAAGGCCATCGACCTGCCCACGAACTTTAAGTTCTTTTTTCTGAAAACAGATCGACACGGTCAGGAAAAGGCCAAGTCACAGATTCAGAAGTTTTTGAAt TTTATCCTGGAGGACGATCATTTGAATGGCAGCGAGGCCATCTACACGTTTCTTAGCCCAAGTTCCGACCACCTGAAGCAATCGCTGCCCTCGCCAAAGAAGTCCAAATTCTCGCTATCTACGCTATTTCGCAGCGATGCTGGCAAAGCTCACGAGGCCAGCAAGGCAACCGATCCGTTTTGGGGTCTGCAGCGCGATGACGAGGATATATCCACCTATTTGGACGGCGAGTCAGGCGGTGACGCTAAAATGCTAGCAGCTGATCTTGATAGCAAGGATTCAATAGCAGAACCGATGTACGCTCTAATGGGCGAAATCTTCGACATGGGCGGAGTTTTCAAATGGTTGCGTAAGAGTCTCATCTCGTTTGTGCAGATCACATACGGCCGTACGATCAATCGACAAATCCGCGAATCGGTGGCCTATCTCTTTGAGGAGTCTATGCTGCACAACTACTTTTCGGCCATCCTCAAGTCATTTTGGCCAGGCGGCGTTCTTGCCTCCGCCTATCCGACGCGATCCGAGGATATGCGCGAAATGACCACAACGGCGGCCAAGGCGCTGCTCACCGATCACATACCGGAGGTACTGTGCAACCTGGTCGGTGCACAGGCTGCCAAACGGGGTGTCCTTAAGGTATTCGATGCCCTGCAGAATCCCGCCTACAACAAGCAGCTATTCTAC GAGCTGCTGGAGATACTTATGATTGAGTTCTTTCCTGAAATCCGACAATTGCGCGTCAGCAATTCCAATGGAACCAAGTTAAATACGGCCACTGCTGGAGCGGCAGCTGCGTCCGCCGCTGCGGCACTGGTGGCTGCCACGGCATCAGCTTCGCTGCCCTCGCTTAATCATAGTGGTGGCGGTCACAGTGCATCCACGGGTGGTCACCAAAACCATCAGGGATCCTCGTCGGCCAGCGTATCCTCAGCTGGCGGTAGTGGCGCCACCGGTATTAGTGCCGCATCGCACCACCAATCGCACTACCACCACGCatcccaccaccaccagcagcagcagcaccaccattCGCAAGCGGGCATCTcgaagtga
- the LOC6620257 gene encoding ATP-dependent RNA helicase dbp2, which produces MFTGAYAPNAGSVQQHTGGGYYGNGAAAGAGGSGNGAPRHERQFYPRGNFAGAAGGAGINGAATAAGSMHFGQPYGVMTYGIQNGLGMGAAGSGGGNPYRQQNGVAFAGNGLGGGAGGGAGSGSGGYGGQRGKNPNYTQRYQKPHNGAGGAGGYQSNNYNAAALGMLSKEERAEIQREKAKNPGRNLVKPKWENLEPFLKDFYNIHPNTLAKSEQQVADIRRELEITVSGNELPHPVVSFEESSLPAHVIEEMKRQGFTKPTAIQSQGWPIALSGRDLVGIAQTGSGKTLAYMLPAIVHIGNQPPIIRGEGPIALVLAPTRELAQQIQSVVRDYGHLCKPEIRHTCIFGGSSKVPQARDLDRGVEVIIATPGRLIDFLENRNTNLQRCTYLVLDEADRMLDMGFEPQIRKIIEQIRPDRQVVMWSATWPKEVQALAGDFLNDYIQINIGSMNLSANHNIRQIVEICTEIEKPQRLVCLLNEISPIKKSGSNGNKIIVFVETKIKVEDILQIIRAEGYNATSIHGDKTQNERDSVLKDFRNGKSNILIATDVASRGLDVEDLQYVINYDYPNSSENYVHRIGRTGRCQQLGTAYTFFTPDNAKQARELISVLEEAGQTPSQALLDLARSMPSSGGYRGNKRWNNNSGGDRNTGGHNGIYQQRNNNPLNYQAGNNFNNNRSGAPSGGSYQQYAAGGNTYLQNGAGGGVNWNRMNQMGQDGGAGQQQRNGSTYRPRAPFNNGGPRAIMGHQGGGVGAGGVGGAAGGPQQLMAPQQGGQYMPQPYRGRGQFVPQGAGAGGMPPRFQQYPKREYQQQGVTHYGQQALQHQQQQQQQAGQQTKPPKDDGNKYAPSAAVTSSLVQYTPANSPTIAAVAAAAAAAAGRAAAAAVAPAPGAAYMYDAAGVLTTAAAPGTNPYANQFSMPATYYAQHHQFAQAVAGPGPAPGQSIE; this is translated from the exons ATGTTCACCGGAGCATATGCACCCAACGCCGGAAGCGTTCAGCAGCACACTGGCGGCGGTTACTATGGCAATGGTGCCGCAGCAGGCGCTGGCGGTAGCGGCAACGGGGCTCCACGCCACGAGCGTCAATTCTATCCGCGCGGCAACTTCGCCGGTGCCGCCGGTGGAGCTGGCATCAATGGAGCAGCCACTGCGGCTGGAAGCATGCACTTTGGTCAGCCCTATGGCGTGATGACCTATGGCATCCAGAATGGTCTGGGAATGGGCGCCGCCGGTTCTGGTGGCGGCAATCCGTATCGCCAGCAAAACGGCGTTGCTTTCGCCGGTAATGGACTTGGAGGAGGCGCCGGTGGCGGAGCCGGATCCGGATCTGGCGGCTATGGAGGACAGCGTGGCAAAAATCCAAACTACACACAGCGCTATCAGAAACCGCACAACGGCGCCGGAGGTGCCGGTGGCTACCAAAGTAATAACTACAATGCAGCCGCCTTAGGCATGCTTTCCAAAGAGGAGCGCGCCGAGATCCAACGCGAAAAGGCCAAAAATCCCGGCCGTAATTTAGTGAAACCCAAGTGGGAGAACCTCGAGCCCTTCCTCAAGGATTTCTACAACATTCATCCGAATACACTGGCAAAATCAGAGCAGCAGGTGGCCGACATACGGCGCGAATTGGAAATCACCGTGTCCGGCAATGAACTACCACACCCTGTGGTCAGTTTCGAGGAGAGCTCGCTTCCCGCTCACGTCATTGAAGAGATGAAGCGCCAGGGATTCACCAAGCCCACTGCTATCCAATCGCAGGGTTGGCCCATTGCCTTAAGTGGCCGCGATTTGGTGGGCATTGCCCAGACCGGTTCCGGCAAGACGCTGGCATACATGCTGCCTGCCATCGTGCACATTGGCAATCAGCCGCCCATAATTCGCGGTGAAGGGCCCATTGCTCTGGTGCTGGCCCCCACCCGGGAGCTGGCTCAGCAGATCCAATCAGTCGTGCGGGACTATGGACATCTGTGCAAGCCTGAGATTCGTCACACTTGCATCTTTGGCGGCTCATCGAAGGTGCCGCAGGCACGCGATCTTGACCGGGGCGTCGAGGTGATCATCGCCACACCAGGACGTCTGATTGATTTCCTTGAGAATCGCAACACTAACTTGCAGAGATGCACTTATCTGGTGCTGGACGAAGCCGACCGCATGCTGGACATGGGTTTCGAACCGCAGATCCGTAAGATCATTGAACAGATTCGTCCCGACCGTCAGGTCGTCATGTGGTCCGCAACCTGGCCAAAGGAGGTGCAGGCTTTAGCCGGAGACTTTTTAAACGATTATATCCAAATCAACATTGGTTCGATGAACCTATCGGCTAACCATAACATTCGCCAAATTGTCGAGATCTGTACAGAGATAGAAAAGCCGCAGCGCTTAGTGTGCTTGCTCAATGAGATTTCTCCCATCAAGAAATCGGGAAGCAATGGGAACAAAATTATTGTCTTTGTGGAGACCAAGATCAAG GTGGAGGACATCTTGCAGATCATCCGTGCCGAGGGTTACAACGCCACCTCAATTCACGGCGACAAGACACAGAATGAGCGTGATTCAGTGCTAAAGGATTTCCGCAACGGCAAGTCCAACATTCTGATTGCCACCGATGTGGCTTCGCGCGGCCTCGATGTCGAGGATCTGCAGTACGTAATTAACTATGATTACCCGAACTCCTCGGAGAATTACGTGCACCGCATCGGGCGCACTGGTCGCTGCCAACAGCTGGGAACTGCCTACACCTTTTTCACGCCTGACAATGCAAAGCAGGCCCGTGAATTGATCTCTGTGCTGGAGGAGGCTGGCCAGACTCCGTCGCAAGCTCTTTTGGATCTTGCTCGTTCGATGCCCAGCTCGGGCGGCTATCGCGGCAACAAGCGCTGGAACAACAACAGTGGCGGGGATCGCAACACTGGCGGTCACAACGGCATCTATCAGCAGCGCAACAACAATCCGCTGAATTACCAGGCCGGTAACAACTTTAACAACAATCGCAGCGGCGCCCCATCTGGCGGTAGCTACCAGCAGTATGCCGCTGGCGGCAATACCTATCTGCAGAATGGTGCTGGTGGCGGCGTTAATTGGAACCGCATGAACCAGATGGGACAGGATGGAGGAGCCggacagcagcagcgaaaCGGCAGCACCTATCGCCCGAGGGCTCCGTTCAACAATGGCGGTCCACGCGCCATTATGGGCCATCAGGGTGGCGGCGTCGGAGCTGGTGGTGTGGGCGGCGCAGCCGGTGGCCCACAGCAGCTCATGGCACCACAGCAGGGCGGACAATATATGCCACAGCCATACCGTGGACGTGGCCAATTTGTGCCGCAGGGAGCCGGTGCCGGTGGCATGCCGCCACGATTCCAGCAGTATCCCAAGCGGGAATACCAGCAGCAAGGAGTGACCCACTACGGTCAGCAGGCTttgcagcatcagcagcaacaacaacagcaggcTGGCCAACAGACCAAGCCGCCCAAGGACGATGGGAACAAGTATGCTCCGTCGGCTGCGGTGACCAGCTCGCTGGTCCAATACACGCCAGCCAATTCGCCAACGATTGCGGCTGtagctgctgccgctgcagcagccgccggaagagctgcagctgcagctgtgGCTCCGGCTCCCGGTGCCGCCTACATGTACGATGCGGCCGGTGTTCTCACCACCGCCGCTGCGCCGGGCACCAATCCATATGCCAACCAGTTCAGCATGCCGGCAACCTACTACGCCCAACATCACCAGTTCGCCCAAGCCGTGGCAGGACCCGGACCAGCACCCGGCCAGTCCATCGAGTAG
- the LOC6620258 gene encoding dehydrodolichyl diphosphate synthase complex subunit DHDDS produces the protein MSWVSDYKYTWTERIAMRTLRACGHIPHHVAFVMDGNRRFARSQQIDKIEGHSRGFEKLADCLRWCLDVGVREVTTFAFSIENFKRSNEEVEGLFNLAREKFARLLEETARLDEHGIRIRVIGNIELLPLDLQKLVASAMLSTERNDKLFLNVAFAYTSRDEITQAVETILRHGSQDLAGEDISERLLEECLYTRHSPPPDLVFRTSGETRLSDFMMWQLSTSVLYFSNVLWPQITFWHFLASILAYQRDRWQLDDFRRAERMQSYQLAKSTDFYSERVQKFLTTIDEDRRKLLVRLAAN, from the exons ATGTCGTGGGTCTCTGACTACAAGTACACATGGACGGAGCGGATAGCGATGCGAACTCTGCGTGCCTGTGGCCACATTCCGCACCACGTCGCCTTCGTGATGGACGGCAATCGGAGGTTCGCCCGCTCACAGCAGATTGATAAGATCGAGGGTCATTCGCGGGGATTCGAGAAGCTTGCGGACTGCCTGCGCTGGTGCCTGGACGTGGGCGTTCGCGAGGTGACCACCTTTGCCTTCAGCATCGAGAACTTCAAGCGTTCCAACGAGGAGGTGGAGGGTCTGTTTAATTTGGCCAGAGAGAAGTTTGCCCGCCTTCTGGAGGAGACTGCTCGACTGGACGAACATGGCATCCGCATTCGGGTGATCGGGAACATCGAGCTACTGCCACTCGACTTGCAGAAACTAGTGGCTTCGGCTATGCTTAGCACAGAGCGCAATGACAAGCTCTTCCTGAACGTCGCCTTTGCGTACACATCGCGGGATGAGATTACGCAGGCGGTGGAAACGATACTGCGGCATGGCAGCCAAGATCTGGCGGGCGAGGACATCAGTGAGCGGCTGTTGGAGGAATGCCTCTACACGCGACATTCGCCGCCACCGGATCTGGTGTTCCGCACCTCCGGCGAGACCAGGCTAAGCGACTTCATGATGTGGCAG TTAAGCACATCCGTGTTGTACTTCAGCAACGTCCTGTGGCCGCAGATCACTTTCTGGCATTTCCTGGCCAGCATTCTGGCATACCAGCGTGACCGCTGGCAGCTGGACGACTTTCGGCGAGCGGAGAGGATGCAGAGCTACCAGCTGGCCAAGTCGACCGACTTCTACAGCGAACGCGTCCAGAAGTTCTTGACCACCATCGATGAGGACCGGCGGAAGCTGCTTGTGCGACTGGCCGCCAACTAA